From the Kogia breviceps isolate mKogBre1 chromosome 15, mKogBre1 haplotype 1, whole genome shotgun sequence genome, one window contains:
- the RPLP0 gene encoding large ribosomal subunit protein uL10: MPREDRATWKSNYFLKIIQLLDDYPKCFIVGADNVGSKQMQQIRMSLRGKAVVLMGKNTMMRKAIRGHLENNPALEKLLPHIRGNVGFVFTKEDLTEIRDMLLANKVPAAARAGAIAPCEVTVPAQNTGLGPEKTSFFQALGITTKISRGTIEILSDVQLIKTGDKVGASEATLLNMLNISPFSFGLVIQQVFDNGSIYNPEVLDITEETLHSRFLEGVRNVASICLQIGYPTVASVPHSIISGYKRVLALSVETDYTFPLAEKVKAFLADPSAFVAAAPVAAASTAAPAAAAAAPAKVEAKEESEESDEDMGFGLFD, from the exons ATGCCCAGGGAAGACAGGGCGACCTGGAAGTCCAATTACTTCCTTAAGATCATC CAACTTCTGGATGATTATCCGAAATGCTTCATTGTGGGAGCAGACAATGTGGGCTCCAAGCAGATGCAGCAGATCCGCATGTCTCTCCGAGGGAAGGCCGTGGTACTGATGGGCAAGAATACAATGATGCGCAAGGCCATCCGAGGGCATCTGGAAAACAACCCAGCTTTGGAGAA ACTGTTGCCTCACATCCGGGGGAACGTGGGCTTTGTGTTCACCAAGGAGGACCTCACTGAGATCAGGGACATGCTGCTGGCCAATAAG GTGCCAGCTGCCGCCCGTGCTGGTGCCATAGCCCCATGTGAAGTCACTGTGCCTGCCCAGAACACTGGTCTGGGGCCTGAGAAGACCTCGTTCTTCCAGGCTTTAGGCATCACCACTAAAATCTCCAGGGGCACCATCGAAATCCTG AGTGATGTGCAGCTGATTAAGACTGGAGACAAAGTGGGAGCCAGTGAAGCCACATTGCTGAACATGCTGAACATCTCCCCCTTCTCCTTTGGGCTGGTCATCCAGCAGGTGTTTGACAATGGCAGCATCTACAACCCTGAAGTACTTGACATCACAGAGGAAACTCTGCATTCTCGCTTCCTGGAG GGTGTCCGCAATGTTGCCAGCATATGTCTGCAGATTGGTTACCCAACTGTTGCGTCTGTACCCCACTCTATCATCAGTGGGTACAAGCGGGTCCTGGCTTTGTCTGTGGAGACTGATTACACCTTCCCACTTGctgaaaag GTCAAGGCCTTCTTGGCTGATCCATCTGCATTTGTGGCTGCTGCCCCCGTGGCAGCTGCCAGCActgctgctcctgctgctgctgctgcagccccagCCAAGGTTGAAGCAAAGGAAGAGTCGGAGGAGTCGGACGAGGACATGGGATTTGGTCTCTTTGACTAA